From the genome of Toxoplasma gondii ME49 chromosome XII, whole genome shotgun sequence:
CAAAACTTCAGGCTCTCAGTACGGTGGTCCTGACCATGCGAGCATCTGAAAAGCCGGTTCTTCACGTCACTCttgagaaaacgagacagagcagGAATGTGTGCATCCGCCTGCAGCGTGACCGATGTGGACTCAAACTTCAACTGTCGAGGGTTTGTGTTTAACATTTTAGCTGACTTTTACAGAGTGCTTCTCGCGATTAGCTCCGATGACTCGACCAGAAAACTGCAGGCGAAGCACTTCAcccttttctttgttctACCTGCTATGGTCAATGAAAGAGAACGACCCCCGGGTTGCGCGCTTAGGAAGTATCGAAGTGGGGACAGGGAGGGGAGATCAAAACTTTTGACTTAAACGCCGTATTTTGTAGGTGTTCAATAAAAACAGTGATCAAGTGTTCACTAAATACATTTGTGACTCGCGAGTGATTGACTCTCCCTCGTTTCACAAAACAGCTAGTACGGGCTGATGCCAGATCGCTACCTAAGGAAATGCTTTTCTCGCCGCGCAGAACtacaggaaggaaagaggtcACTACGAGTTCTTTAGGATTTCATTTCTACCTCCCATAACCATTGGTTTCTACGATCTACTACGGGGACGCCAAAACGACTTTCTGGGGCGCCACATACATCAGGCACTGCCCTTTGCGGACAGACGTTCTACCTTTGGCACAGATGAGTTTCTGCGCTCCTAATCTACATGAATCAGTAATGCTTTTGAAGTTCATGGGCGTCTGCTCACAGCACTCCGGATTCGCTCGGCGCctgggagaagacgcggtgCATGCGTAGTGccgtcgacgaagaagcaccGTTTGTCAGTCTAAAGATATGTACCGAAGCATAGGGAATCTGGAAAGGGATTGAATTGGTTACCGGACTCTGCAATGAATCTGGGGAGACTAGAAAAGGTTGATCCTGTCGACGGCTACGCGGTCCATCGCATTTATCACAGTACTGCCAAGCACCGCAATCTCAACGAGTCCGCTGCCCCGGGAGTTCGTTTTTGCGTTTCTTAACTTTCGGAAGAGCGGAGAAGTGTCGGTTTACCTCCATTAACACTGTGATGCCTTACACGGACGCTTGCAAGCCAGAAAACCTCGAATTCCCAGTTGCAAAAGGGCAGTCGACAGAGCGACTTCCGCGCACTCTGACAAGTCCGGGTTTCCTCGAGTGCTCGCCCACCCCGCCCACAACCCACTTTTGCACAGACAAGTGCgcatttcctttttccaccgagaaaacacaaaaacctGAAGAGCTTGCAGGCGAACCCACAAACACCATACGGGCCAAGTGTCATGACTGGCGAAAAGAACGTGTGCACCGCCCGATACGAAAAACAAATTGCAAGTGTCGGATGCGGGGCGCAGGTCTGACGAGTCAATCTGCAAAGTGAAATATCGTAGACTTTTAGTAAATCGTGGACGCTTCCCGCGCACATACAGTGCGGAACCACCCAGATGAGACACCAGGAAATTACGTCAACCGAGAGAAAGTGGACAACATTCAGCTAGACATGGCACAACGCCCAGAACCAAGCGCTCCTATCCCAGTAGATCACAATCGCCTACACACgatacatatttatatgtatgcgtGTCACCAGGTGAAAGAAAGAGTGCATAGAATGCGTGTAAGCGTGTGTGTAGAGGTCGTCGCAGGCATTGTGCTGGTGTCATGAACCAGAACAGTGTGTGTAGGTGGAAGACCGGAAAGAGTGCTACAGTTCAGCGACGCACCCCGTGAGCAAAAGAAGCTTTCGGGACaaaggaaaggaacgaaTTCACAATCCGCAACCCAGAAAAAACCCGTTTTTCTCGATTTCTTGACGTACGTGTGAAGACGCATGCGTACGACTATGCGTACTTGCCTCCACTCTACGGGTCATACAGTCGTACACAAACAGCACACATTTATCCTCGAAGTACGCTTCTTCACGTCAGGGTGTATGATTTACTTATGCACGCACAAAGGGAGGCGTATAACTGGAAGAGCATGTATACAAAGATATTTGCGTTAATGTATACCCATGTAAGTGCATCCACTTTCGTCTACTTTTGTTCACGAAACTCAAAAGACACGTGGGCTCACGAGAGCTTGTCCTCCTCCGGAAACCAGTGAGATCGCACGAACTTCCAGAACTTTCTCCAGCAACAAAGGACATGTATgccaagagaaaacaaacatgtgcatgcagacgtaCATATCCACGCGAGTTGAGAGTTGAAACAGTCACAGGCACACGTACAGAGAGAACCCCACAATCCGTACatatacagacatatatgTTTATCCCGTTGTACGCACATACTCACACATACATATCAAGTTACACGAATGTGTATCGGCCTGCATGAACGTATATGCGCCTTTGTAGCGTCTCAAATGGCCTTCCCTAATGCAAGCTGTTTTAGGAATCCCCAGTTTCCTAGACCTCTCTTTGCTCATCCCCCCGTTTTCCCCCTCTACCGTCtagcgcgtcttctctccttcgctcttcctttttttctccctttcagccgtcttcttgtctttcttcttccccgcggTCGGTGATGTAGCGCAgaatcgttttcttcctcgcgctgtTTACACCACTTTTGTGGAAAAAGTTACATGACAGTAGTGGCTTTTCTGAGCTTCGCCGCGCCGAACTGCGCGCCGGTTTCCTTCAGAATCTGTTGTTTCAGTTGATTCAGCTCTCGATTCGCACGGAAGTTCTGTGGATCCAGTTGAACGACGCGCTGCCTGTACATCAGCGCTTCCTCGAACCGACTGTCCATCTCGTAGCAGTGAGCAACCAGTGACAATACCTAAAAACAGTTCACACGCATACAGAGTATCTCTTCGAATATTAGCTACTCGGAGGGGCACAGTCGTGGATAGTTTGCACATGGGGTCGACTACACGAGCAACgccgaaaaagaagaggactTCAAGCGACGGAGATAGAAATGTGTACAAAGtacaaacgcatgcagaaagtgCTGCattttgtgtctgttttcctgGAAAAAGTGAAGTTCCACACGAGCAGCAGAACTTCGCTGCACGTTCCACCTCTAGCTGTATCTCCATGAATGCAGCATCCGTTTGCTTTTACAATCCATCTACCGCGTCTGGTGGAAAAGTCGAGAACACACCTCAATGCAAGCAGGCGCTTCCACTGGAGtccgtcctcctcttcaggAACTCCCTATTTGTCTCACTTTTTCCAGTTAGCCTTTCCCCTGTTCACCTCAAACTGCAGATCCTACACCCTTCCCcctctcgggtgtctgtacacacCTGGTCGTCTGCGGGTTCGAGAGTGGCGAGTTTCTGGAAGATGGAGCGCGCCTCGTCGCGGCTGTCTTCGCGGCGCATGAGGCAGGTCCCCAGGTTGAAGAGCGccggcttatattcggggTCGACTTGGAGGGCGCGtcgaaaggcgaagacggcagCTTCTTCCTGACCGAGGAGCTGCAGAACCACGCCTCTGCGGTAGATGAAGACCACTACTGCAGGAGCGAGGCTGATGGCTCGGTTGTAGTATCTGagtgcgtcttctttctcacctCTCGTGAGGTAAAGTTGTGCAATTTCGTCGCAAATCTTTGCAGTCAAGAGCGCGCCGCTTTCCTCCGTGGATGCAGCCGCAGCTTCGAGTGCGAGCGAGCTGGAGCTGCTCTGGAAGAAGCGTCCAGCGCCGAGACCCGAACGCGGGCAGTTGCTGTTGCCCTCCTGCTCCAACAGGGCAGGGGTGAGAGGCGGGAGACTCGGCAGCGAAGTAGATCCatcctcgcttttctccgtcttcatcTCAAACGAAACGTCCTGAAGCTCCTCAGACTGCAGGCGGGAGCTGCTGCCCCCTCCCACCGACAACGCTGTCGACGCGCTGCAGATCTCTGCCTTTGAGAAGGAAGCCTCCCTGTCGCAGTCGCCGCAGGTGCTCGCGGCTCTGCAGGACTCGCCTTCAGTTCCCCTTCCAGCTTCAGAGGTCTTGGGAAGCTTCTGGAGCTCTTGAGAGAGTTGCACGACTTCGACGCGCCGTCTGTGGGGGTTGTTCTGAGGACCGGACCCAGTCGGGAAATCCAGAGCTGCACTGTATGCATGCAGGGCGAGGTCGAAGTTCCGGTCTCGGTAGTAGCGCGCCGTCGCGAGGGCCTCGTCTCTGAAACGGAAAACGCATCAACGCAGCTGAAGATGGAAATAAGCAGATCCTGGCACAGGCAGGAAGGTGCGTGTAAATGGTCTGTGAGGAGTCGAGAGGGattgggggggggggtggAGAAGGATCTGGCAGGAGGTCGTTCACGGCGGGAGGAGGTTGTAGACACTTGCATGTCGTCCGAGTTTCGGATGAGGTGAAACTTTTGTGAGAAGAGAAATCCAAGGAACTACAAAAAACGCGTTGCTCCAGCTGTCTCACAttgtagacagagagaaggaaggaagaatgAGTCTTTCACAGAGCCAGGTATGGGGGAACGCATGGCGTTCCGGGGTTCTCGAGAAATCGCAGATTTTTCTAGAAGTGTGTTCCTAAACCCCCTCACTGGGACTGCTTTTTCGGCAGATAAAGACTCTCCCCAGGTCTCGGACTTCAATCTCGCATCTTCTTCGGCTTGGTGAGGATACCGAAGACGTTACCCAGTTCGCATGAAGTTATCGGGCGCAATCCCTGCGTTTGTTCTCCCGACACGAGGCATGTCACATCAGGAACCGAGAGACACCACCACGGTCTATCAcactgcctctctctcgcacgGTTACTTCCACCCCAAACGCGCCTTCTCGAGTCCGAGGAAAAAAGTTCCTTCTCTTtattctctgtttcgtcctGCCTCTCAGCAGCTGCGCAGACTTCCGGTGTTCCCCCATGTCCCTGTCACTTTCGCGTCTGTGTCCTGGGCCCTCTGGAGCA
Proteins encoded in this window:
- a CDS encoding tetratricopeptide repeat-containing protein (encoded by transcript TGME49_299970), translating into MGNTVQSPRSRHYGYSSMRTGPGGDSPLHADASLCGCPRTHALTSDSRYSMMCCQSNGRKMEQFKTRDEALATARYYRDRNFDLALHAYSAALDFPTGSGPQNNPHRRRVEVVQLSQELQKLPKTSEAGRGTEGESCRAASTCGDCDREASFSKAEICSASTALSVGGGSSSRLQSEELQDVSFEMKTEKSEDGSTSLPSLPPLTPALLEQEGNSNCPRSGLGAGRFFQSSSSSLALEAAAASTEESGALLTAKICDEIAQLYLTRGEKEDALRYYNRAISLAPAVVVFIYRRGVVLQLLGQEEAAVFAFRRALQVDPEYKPALFNLGTCLMRREDSRDEARSIFQKLATLEPADDQVLSLVAHCYEMDSRFEEALMYRQRVVQLDPQNFRANRELNQLKQQILKETGAQFGAAKLRKATTVM